The following is a genomic window from Opitutus sp. GAS368.
CTGCGACCTGTCCGACCAGCTGGGCGGCGGCGGGTGCAGCTGTGGCGGCCATTGAGCCGGGCGGCTACGGCCGCGGCGGTTTGCGCATCCGGGTGAAGACGAGGGAGACGAGCACCATCACCGTGCCGAGCGCCAAGAAGGACAGAACACGGTAGACCGGCTCGAAGCGGCTGGTGCCGGCGATCACCATGAACAGCGTGGTCAGCAGCAGCGTGGCGTGGCCCATCCAGCGGAACTTCTGGTTCCGCACGACCAGGTTCATCGCGTAATAAAAGAGGGCGAGCCCGACCCAGGCCAGGCCGGCGTAGCGCACCGGCGCGAGGTGATAGAGCGCGTAGGGAAACACCACGAAGGCCCCGAGCAGATAGGCGTTGCGCATGAGCTCCGTCTTCAGTTCGAGCCGGGCCTTCTGCCAGTTGAGGATCCGGGCGCTCACCAGCGCCACGATGCCGAAGCCGAGACTGATGCCGGTCTCGTGCTCCGTCACGCCGACGTAGCCGAGCACGATCGCCGTGCCGATGAGGAAGTTCGCCACCACGATGAAGCGCGAGCGGAACCAGACGGCCGTCGCCACCACGACCACGCTTTGCAGTGAGAGCCAGACGAAGACCCCGGGCGTTGCGGCCGCCTTGATGATGGCGACACTGAGCGCCAGGTAGCCGGTCATGGCGTAGAGAAAAGTGGCGACCTGGCTCCGCGCCCGCACCCAGAAGAGCACCGCCAGCCCGAGAAACACGGCCGAGGCGGCCACGTGGGCCGCGAGGAAGCCGGCCCCGGACACCGCCAGGGTATGCAGCAGGAACACGCCATAGCCCAGGGCGCAGTTGAGCAGGGCGCAGGATTTCGCGAGGCCGTCCTCCTCGGTGCCGTCGCGCCGCAGGAGCGGGCCGAGCCCGAGCACCAGCATGCACGCGAGCAGGCCGGCCGGGGCGAGCGCCGGCGTCGCGACGAACTGGAATGGCCGGCCGAGCAGGGGATTATTGGCCGCCCAGAGGGCATAGGTGGTGGTGGTGAGCAGCAGCCCGGCAAGCACCAACCCCGGCCAGCGGCCGCGATGGCTGCCGGCGACCGCCAGTCCCGCGAGCAGCACCAATCCGGGCAGGAAAAAGCCGGCGGCGTCCACCGCGAGGCAGGTTGCGTAGCCCGTAGCCAGCGCCAGCCCGGCCAGCCCGGGGGAGCGCCGGTGCCAGGCGAAGACCAGGTTGCCGGCCACGACCAGCGCGAGCACGGCGCGTCCCGCCCCAGAGTCGGTGGTCAGCAGAGGGGCCGCGCCGAAGAAATACAACCGGAGGGTGGCGAAGTAGAGCAGGGCCACCGCGACACCGCGGAGATAGCCGGCCATCCGCGCGAATGACTGCCGCCAGTAGCGGGCCAGCACCAGGAGGCCCGCGGCTCCGGTGGCGCCGATCAGGAACGGCACGCCGGCCGTCAAGCCCGCGTAGGGCAGCGAGACAGTGAAACCGACCGCCAGGGTCAACACCCCGATCCCGACGTTGGCGAACCACTTTTGTCCGACCTCAAACTCGAGCGCATCCTCATTCAAGGCCGGTGCGGCCAGCGGGGCGGCAGCGGGAGTGACCGGTGCGGGGGCGGCCGCCCGGGGCCGGGTGAGCCGGGCCTCGAGTGCGGCGAGCCGGGCCTCGAGTAGCTCAAGGCGCCGGTCCACGGGCAAACTCTGCGGGGGCTCGTTCACGGGGTGGAAGGCGCGCAGCGGGCGCCTTCTCGGCGGGCAGTATCACGCATCGTCGCGCGGGTGACTACCGTCGGTTTGGTGTTAGCGCCGCATATCTTGCTGTCGGCAAAACACGGAGCGGGGAACGCGGCCATAAAACGGCCGCGGGTCGGGGCACCCGCGGCCGGAAGGGAATCGCGCCAGGCTCAGAACGAGCGGTCGAAAGCCACGTAGGCGACCGGTCCGTGATAGTTGGTGAAACCGCCCGTGGTGTCGTTCTGGCTGTCGAAGTAGCCGAGCTTCGCGTTGAGGAGCAGCTTGTCCGTGAGCTTGTGCTTCACGCCGACCGTGTAGGACACGTCGCGCACGGCCACCCCGTAGGGGGTCGTCATGGCCGCCAGGTAGGCGTTGCCGTTGTCGGCGCGATAATAGTTCAGCTGAATCTGCACGTCGGTGTTCTTGTTGAGCACGAAGCCCGTGAGGAAGCTGCCCGTCACGTAGTTGTTGTCGGAGTTGTGCAGCACGCCGTTTGTGTCGAAGGCGTTGACCGTGGGGGTGGCGGGGGTGACGCCGGCACGGGGATAGATCGTGCTGATCACCTGGTAGGTCGCGGTGCCGTTCACCTGGACGTAGACCTGCGCGTTCGGGTTCCAGTCGATGGTCTCGGCGATCATGTAGTTCTTCGCGTCGAGGGAGTCATAGGCCGGGTAGGTGGGCAGGAAGCCCGTGACCTGCATCCTGCCCTTCTGGGAGATGAAGCGGGTCGTGAAAGCGAGCTGGTCGGTCAGCTTGGCCAGCGCCGTGAGTTTGAAGCCCGTGTATTGGGAATCGAGCAGGTAGTAGTCGCCGACGATGGCCGGGAGGGTGCCGTAGCCGACGGTGCTGTCCTTGTGGTCCTTGTGGAACACCTCGCCGCGCAGGGTGAGCCGGGCCGACTGCCGCCAGTTGGCGCCGAGGGTGTAGTTGCCATGGTCCTCGGAGACGGAGTTGACTGCCGGCGTGCCGACCGTCGCGGTCAGGGGATTGTAGGACGAGGTGTTGTTCTCGTCGCCACTCAGGCTGCGCTTGCTGCCGGTGAAGTAGAGGGCGAGGTCCTTGATGCCGGTGTAGCGGAACTCGAGCACGGGCGTGCGGACATTCTGGTGGATCTTGGCCCAGCCGGTGCGCGGGGTGCTGGTGAGCGTGACGGCCGGCGTGCCCGAGGCGGCGACGACATTGTAGCTGGAGACGCCGTGGATGAACTCATCCTGGGCCCGGAAGGCGAGCTTCACGAACAGGGCGGGGATGGGCTTCAGGTCGAGGGCGATGTTGCCCACGTAGTTCTTCACCCGGGTGCCGCCGCTGAGGCCCTGATAGTTGTCGGTAGCGACAGGCACGATGCCGGTGGCGGTCGCGGTCTGGGTGATGAGCGGGCGGCCGCCGCCGATCTCGGTGTGCACGAGCTCGTAGTTGCCGTTGACCTTCAGGGTGACCTTGTCCGTCAGCTCGGTGCTGGTGGCCAGGTTGAAGCCGGTGGTCTTGGTCTTCATCGCGTCATTCTCGGCAATGGCGACCTGGTTGTTCCAGTTGTTTGGTGTCAGCAGGGCCTTGGCGGCGGGCTGGGCGGCGGAAGCGAGGCTCACGATGGAGAAGGGGATGACCTCGCCCGGGAAGCGCGTGACATAGCGGATGTCGTCGTTGTCGGTGCGGTCGGCGAGCAGGGTGAGCTCGATCTCCGTCTTCTTGATCTTGTAGCTGGACGACAGCTCGAGCAGCTCGTGGCGTTCGCTGACCTGCAGGTAGCTCGGGACGATCTTGCGGACCTGGGTGATGGGGTTCGGGGCCACGGTGAAGGGCAGGCCGGTGAAGTCGGTGTCGCCCCAGATGGTGGAATCCTTGCGGCCGTCGCGCAGTTCGTTCGTGTAGCGGAGCTTGAAGGTCGGCGCGTTGGGCAGTGCGAGGTTGGCCTCCACCCAAAACTTGGCGCGGTCGATGTGCAGATCCTCGTTCGGGAGGGTCATGAACTCCTTGTTGGTCGGGAAGAATCCGCCGGCACCGTCATAGAACGTGCGGAAGCGCTTGTAGCCGAAGTCGACGGAGCCGACGTCGGTCTTGGTCAGGTTCACCCGTCCGAGGTAGTCCTCGGCGCCGGTGAGGGCGCGGCCATCGAGGGTGAGGGTGGTCGTCTTAGTGACGTC
Proteins encoded in this region:
- a CDS encoding DUF2339 domain-containing protein gives rise to the protein MNEPPQSLPVDRRLELLEARLAALEARLTRPRAAAPAPVTPAAAPLAAPALNEDALEFEVGQKWFANVGIGVLTLAVGFTVSLPYAGLTAGVPFLIGATGAAGLLVLARYWRQSFARMAGYLRGVAVALLYFATLRLYFFGAAPLLTTDSGAGRAVLALVVAGNLVFAWHRRSPGLAGLALATGYATCLAVDAAGFFLPGLVLLAGLAVAGSHRGRWPGLVLAGLLLTTTTYALWAANNPLLGRPFQFVATPALAPAGLLACMLVLGLGPLLRRDGTEEDGLAKSCALLNCALGYGVFLLHTLAVSGAGFLAAHVAASAVFLGLAVLFWVRARSQVATFLYAMTGYLALSVAIIKAAATPGVFVWLSLQSVVVVATAVWFRSRFIVVANFLIGTAIVLGYVGVTEHETGISLGFGIVALVSARILNWQKARLELKTELMRNAYLLGAFVVFPYALYHLAPVRYAGLAWVGLALFYYAMNLVVRNQKFRWMGHATLLLTTLFMVIAGTSRFEPVYRVLSFLALGTVMVLVSLVFTRMRKPPRP